From a region of the Tachypleus tridentatus isolate NWPU-2018 chromosome 1, ASM421037v1, whole genome shotgun sequence genome:
- the LOC143249496 gene encoding zinc finger protein 423-like isoform X5, with the protein MPFKCDYCQRLFKHKRSRDRHIKLHTGDKKYRCPHCESAFSRSDHLKIHLKTHDHAKPFQCTVCNRGYNTAAALTSHMQNHKKESAHTSSNAQSQSQSFRCLQCSAFFSTAKDLQTHVETHREGSASPNEKTSQCAFCHEFCPSPGALRLHVEQSHPSEAQGKCPECREIFPSLQALVHHKKIHIDVEMENIDETVEKKKESNKFLCGFCAKSGFSTLDSLQLHVQKEHVPTSGENMGHFLLNSPSFGNIPSLALTCQQHQVYGIKGNFICEYCNMKFGSVHSLQKHTLTVHSFTDLLSKMQENIFCSECKLGFPTSGALAEHINTLHEGRKNESPNNDPSPSASKDSILINTSLSNNVGSWDKSSMQTKPQSATESPINETVPHFPHSGPLLCSQCNAAFPDFESFRTHLKTHLDAVIQKYTCSECEVEFPTEQQLNAHVMTHFLSTSTEYGCRCCLKLFSKPDELQKHLMDIHAHHLYRCSLCKEIFDSKVSIQVHFAVKHSNECRLFKCTSCNAVFHSEMEFQLHVKVMHLFKIHPFRCLLCDQCFSTEYELQYHLNTHKKQFSCAVCDEAFHVEFLLDKHMEVCHNSEVRGSSVDSLSNQPSISTDGVQNLSLKQSNDKPETPLSSVEYRKHFSCEICDGIFSSETHLSSHCRQVHNIRIPCFQKFGQTTFSLFCAYCNESCKSRTELENHMKAHTVSPSKHKCNICDEICPTAATLAEHKLSHCKVMTGGVCVTCKKTVQNEEEFYKHIQEHNANGLPVPCVVCRQTLMSDVEIQVHAKFHLKTRDPLYPCCVCARQFEANKLIITGKQDNGHTYMCKDCFHARSEDLRCPECKVKFETVSALEKHKLTHKKTYQCIKCQMSFESETEIQAHVTSHMIQEGTSHECKLCHTVFESPAKLQCHLIEHTFEGCSCYTCYMCSTVFTAPHLIQQHMLEHGLSSRPYDCSHCHQRFFFRAELENHSHMHKENIDSGEQLNCPDCTKVFNSIVNLNNHRKIHEQKNNTLKCSSCPELFHNSADMQQHYFRYHGDSELDGKNKCFPCTECGKEFPCLSNLQGHVRIHAQGTKYTCPECKKEFALSRNLNIHLRSHSGEKPYECPVCKKRFARKENRKAHLKSHTGLKPFMCPHCGKTFSRKCHVKEHMRIHITSTTHPCELCTETFRSLKQLKRHLMDAHQKQYDHVCSVCGDVFNQSKNLQTHMQNKHDVRPTNSENDLIDVLSEFSPSQSSASGDIKDFEGSETNSLVEEGDTRGSSVSATQDKVTLPTEVAA; encoded by the exons ACCCACGTCGAGACCCACCGTGAAGGGAGTGCCTCGCCGAATGAGAAAACGAGCCAGTGTGCCTTTTGCCATGAGTTCTGCCCTAGTCCAGGGGCTCTCCGACTTCACGTGGAACAAAGCCACCCCTCTGAGGCTCAAGGCAAATGCCCAGAATGTCGAGAAATCTTCCCTTCACTACAGGCCTTGGTCCACCATAAAAAG ATTCACATTGATGTGGAAATGGAAAATATTGATGAGACCGTTGAAAAGAAGAAGGAATCCAACAAGTTCCTCTGTGGATTCTGTGCGAAGAGTGGTTTTTCAACACTGGATTCATTACAGCTACATGTGCAAAAAGAACATGTGCCAACATCGGGTGAAAACATGGGCCATTTTTTACTAAATTCCCCATCATTTGGTAATATTCCTTCTTTAGCTCTTACGTGCCAGCAGCACCAAGTATATGGTATTAAAGGAAACTTTATTTGTGAGTACTGCAATATGAAATTTGGTAGCGTTCACAGTCTTCAAAAGCACACACTTACTGTTCATAGTTTTACAGATCTCTTATCAAAAATgcaggaaaatattttttgttcagagTGCAAATTGGGATTTCCCACTTCCGGTGCTCTTGCAGAACACATTAATACGTTGCACGAAGGAAGAAAAAACGAAAGTCCAAATAATGACCCAAGTCCCTCTGCATCGAAAgattctatattaataaatacgtCTCTCAGCAACAATGTTGGATCCTGGGATAAATCTTCCATGCAAACGAAACCACAATCGGCAACTGAATCGCCAATAAATGAGACCGTTCCTCATTTCCCACACAGCGGCCCTTTATTGTGTAGTCAATGTAATGCAGCTTTTCCGGATTTTGAGTCTTTCCGGACTCATCTGAAAACACACTTAGATGCGGTAAttcaaaaatatacatgtagtgaGTGTGAGGTCGAGTTTCCCACTGAGCAACAACTGAATGCACACGTGATGACACATTTCTTATCAACGTCAACAGAATACGGTTGCAGGTGTTGTCTTAAGCTTTTCTCCAAACCAGACGAACTACAGAAACATTTAATGGATATCCACGCTCACCATCTTTATAGGTGTTCCCTCTGTAAGGAAATATTTGATTCTAAAGTTAGCATTCAAGTTCATTTTGCCGTAAAGCATAGCAACGAATGCCGGCTCTTCAAGTGCACGAGCTGTAATGCAGTGTTCCATTCTGAAATGGAATTTCAACTACATGTTAAAGTAATGCACTTGTTTAAAATTCACCCTTTTCGGTGCCTACTTTGTGACCAATGTTTCTCAACGGAATATGAGCTTCAGTATCATCTGAACACTCataaaaaacagttttcatgCGCTGTATGTGATGAAGCATTCCATGTTGAGTTTCTTCTCGATAAACACATGGAAGTTTGTCACAACAGTGAAGTCAGGGGCTCATCAGTGGATAGTCTAAGTAACCAGCCGTCCATATCTACCGACGGTGTACAGAATCTTAGCCTTAAGCAATCAAATGATAAACCTGAGACACCGTTGTCCTCGGtggaatacagaaaacatttcagCTGTGAAATCTGTGACGGAATTTTCTCGTCAGAGACGCACTTGAGCTCCCATTGTCGACAAGTTCACAACATCCGAATTCCATGTTTTCAAAAGTTCGGACaaacaacttttagtttgttttgtgcCTACTGTAATGAATCCTGTAAATCTCGTACAGAATTGGAAAACCACATGAAGGCGCATACTGTCAGCCCATCTAAACATAAATGTAACATTTGTGATGAGATATGTCCCACTGCAGCAACTCTAGCAGAACACAAACTTAGCCACTGTAAAGTAATGACAGGAGGCGTGTGTGTGACATGCAAGAAAACTGTACAGAACGAAGAAGAATTTTATAAACACATTCAGGAGCACAACGCGAATGGACTCCCAGTTCCGTGCGTTGTTTGTCGACAAACTCTAATGTCGGACGTAGAAATCCAAGTTCATGCAAAGTTTCACTTGAAAACACGTGATCCTCTTTATCCTTGTTGCGTGTGCGCAAGACAGTTTGAAGCCAACAAGCTCATAATCACGGGGAAGCAAGACAACGGTCATACTTACATGTGTAAAGATTGTTTTCATGCGAGAAGCGAGGACCTGCGTTGTCCTGAGTGTAAGGTGAAATTTGAAACCGTGAGTGCGCTAGAGAAACACAAGCTAACTCATAAGAAGACGTACCAATGTATTAAGTGTCAGATGTCATTTGAAAGTGAGACAGAGATTCAAGCTCACGTTACTTCACACATGATACAAGAAGGGACCAGCCACGAGTGCAAGTTATGTCATACGGTCTTCGAATCTCCAGCCAAGCTCCAATGTCACTTAATTGAGCACACGTTTGAAGGTTGCAGCTGTTACACGTGTTACATGTGCAGTACAGTGTTTACAGCACCACATTTGATCCAGCAACACATGTTAGAACATGGGCTTAGCTCTCGGCCTTATGATTGCTCTCACTGTCACCAGAGGTTCTTCTTTCGCGCAGAGCTAGAAAATCATTCCCACATGCACAAGGAGAATATTGATAGTGGGGAACAGTTAAACTGTCCAGATTGTACCAAAGTATTTAATAGCATTGTTAACCTCAACAATCATCGTAAGATTCACGAGCAAAAGAATAACACCTTGAAGTGCTCATCGTGCCCAGAACTTTTTCATAACTCAGCAGACATGCAACAGCACTATTTCCGTTATCATGGAGATTCTGAGCTTGAtggtaaaaacaaatgttttccttGCACGGAATGTGGAAAGGAATTTCCCTGTCTAAGTAACCTTCAGGGTCATGTAAGAATTCACGCCCAGGGAACCAAGTATACTTGTCCAGAATGTAAAAAAGAGTTTGCTCTCTCTAGAAACCTAAATATACACTTACGTTCTCATAGTGGAGAGAAACCTTATGAGTGCCCCGTTTGTAAAAAGCGCTTTGCTCGTAAAGAAAATCGAAAGGCACACCTAAAGTCTCACACTGGCCTTAAACCTTTCATGTGCCCACACTGTGGAAAAACGTTCTCTCGCAAATGTCATGTTAAGGAGCACATGCGCATTCACATTACTTCTACCACCCATCCCTGTGAACTCTGTACCGAAACCTTTAGATCGCTTAAGCAGTTAAAACGCCATCTTATGGACGCACACCAAAAACAGTATGATCACGTATGTTCTGTGTGTGGAGATGTTTTCAACCAATCAAAAAATCTTCAAACCCACATGCAAAACAAACACGACGTAAGACCAACAAACAGCGAAAACGATCTTATAGACGTCCTGTCCGAATTTTCTCCCAGTCAAAGTTCAGCATCTGGAGATATAAAAGATTTTGAAGGAAGTGAGACAAATAGTTTAGTAGAAGAAGGAGATACCAGGGGTTCCTCAGTTTCTGCAACACAGGATAAAGTAACTCTTCCAACAGAAGTTGCAGCATGA